The Ailuropoda melanoleuca isolate Jingjing chromosome 9, ASM200744v2, whole genome shotgun sequence genome includes a region encoding these proteins:
- the NDUFB9 gene encoding NADH dehydrogenase [ubiquinone] 1 beta subcomplex subunit 9 — protein sequence MAFCGPGAYLTHQQKVLRLYKRALRHLESYCVHRDKYRYFACLMRARFEEHKNEKDMVKATQLLRAAEEEFWHNQHPQPYVFPESPGGTSYERYECYKVPEWCLDDWHPSEKAMYPDYFAKREQWKKLRMESWEREVKQLQEETPVGGPNTEALPPARKEGDLPPLWWHTVTRPRERPM from the exons ATGGCGTTTTGCGGGCCCGGTGCCTACCTGACCCACCAGCAGAAGGTGTTGCGGCTTTATAAGCGGGCGCTCCGCCACCTGGAGTCGTATTGCGTCcacag GGACAAATACCGTTACTTTGCTTGTTTGATGAGAGCCCGGTTTGAAGAACATAAGAATGAGAAGGACATGGTGAAGGCCACGCAGCTGCTGAGGGCGGCTGAGGAAGAATTCTGGCACAACCAGCATCCTCAGCCTTACGTCTTCCCTGAATCTCCAGGAGGGACGTCCTACGAGAGATACGAGTGTTACAAG GTGCCCGAGTGGTGCTTAGATGACTGGCATCCCTCTGAGAAGGCGATGTATCCTGATTACTTTGCCAAGAGAGAGCAGTGGAAGAAGCTGCGGATGGAAAGCTGGGAGCGGGAG GTTAAGCAGCTGCAGGAGGAAACCCCAGTCGGTGGTCCCAACACTGAAGCTTTGCCCCCGGCCCGGAAGGAAGGTGATCTGCCCCCGCTGTGGTGGCACACTGTGACCAGGCCCCGGGAGCGGCCCatgtag